A stretch of DNA from Candidatus Aramenus sp. CH1:
GAGGAGCATCACGTCCCTGTTGACAACGACTTTCCTCGTCAAAGCCAGGAACACCCCTGCTGAGACCAAGTACCTCACCACGTTGAAGGTAACGGGCGAGGAGAAGGCGAGGGCGTCCTTGGCGAAGTGGTACTGGAAAGTGCCTATGACCACGTAGGGTATTAGGTACTTTAAGACCTTCACAGCCCGTCTCTCCCCCTTGTGTTTTTAAGCTTTTCCTAGATCAACCCCTTGACTGTTGAGCTGTGCCCCGGCAGTCAAGAGGAACCACCAACTAGGCAAAAACTATTTTAAATTCTAAACTAACTTTACTTTATGAAGTTAGGATACTTCGTGTCCCACGGCTCTCCCACGATACTAGTGGAGGACGTCAAGTGGAAGAGGACTCTGGCTTCCCTTGGGAAGGAGATAAAGGAGAAAGTCAACCCCGAGGTGGTCGTAGTTGCGAGCCCCCACTTCTTCACCTTCTCCGACGTCCACTACGTGGAGGTGTCCGAGAAACTGGAGTGCATCCAAGACTACTACGGCTTTCCGGACGAGCTGTACAAGTTCTGCTACTCCGCCGAGAACGACGTGGGGTTTGCCAGGAAGATAGCTGAGCTGAGCCACGGGAAGTTCGTAGAGGACAGGAGCTGGGGGCTTGACCACGGGGCGTGGATACCCCTCTACTACATGTTCCCGGAGGGCGGGGTAAAGGTGGTCACAGTGTCCATAAATGAGGGTAGCCCGGAGGAGCACTACAGGCTCGGAGAGGTTATCGCCAAGGCAGTGGATGTGCTGGGGAGGAGGGCGGTGTTCCTGGCCACGGGGTCGCCAACCCACAGGTTCGACTTGTTCTACTTCAAGGTGGAGCCGAGGCCAAGCAAGTTCGACCTGCTACTGGTGGACTTGCTCAAGCAGGGCAAGTTCGAGGAAATCATGAGGGCGAAGGAGCTCTATCCCAGGGAGTGGAAGGGGGCGATGCCTGAGGGAGAACTCAACACAATGTACATGCTCATGGGCTTCGTAAAGCCAAAGAGGGCGGAGGTAATAGACTTCGACGTCCCGTGGACTGGGGTGAGCATGCTGGCTACTGCGTTCTACGGTTAACGCGAAGACGCGAGAGGTTTTTTACCAACTCTACGGAAATCACTTATGAGCTACCTGCCCCCTAGGGAACAAGCCAGGCTGGGAAAGAACTTCCTACTCAAGGACTACTCCATCGTCTACCCGGAGAGGCTGAAGTTCAAGGTCAAGCACTACCTCTTCGAGCTTTTCGTCGACGTGGACAACGAGCTGGTCGAGGGAAAGGCTACCATAGACGTGGACGCTTGGGGAGAGGTCAAGCTTGACGCGGTCCACTTCGAGGTCAAGTCAGTGAAGGTCAACGGTAATGTCGTGGAGTACAAGTACGACGGAAAAGCGCTGTGGATAGAGCTAGAGGGTAGCCACAAGCTCGAGGTAGATTACGTGGCGAGGAAGCCAAGAACTTTCAAGTTCGTCCGCAGGGGAGAGGCTGTGGAGGTGTGCAACGTGGGGGAGGTCATGAGCGCCCCCCACTGGATACCCGTGGTGGACTACCCCGGAGTGAAGGCGACCTCAGAGAAGGTGATAAAGGTGAGAAAGCCCCTAGTCGCCATCTCAAACGGCGTGCTCAAGAGGAGGTGGGAGGAGGGAGAGTACAACTTCTTCCACTGGGTCATGGAAAGACCGCACTCCGCCTACTTGAACAGCGTGGCTGTGGGCAACTTCGTAGTGCACGAGGAAGGGGGGGACCCCGTTTTGCAATACTACTTACCTAGGGGCTACGAGGGGTTCCTGTGGAACTTATCCAAGACCAGGGACATGGTCGAGTTCTTCTCCTCCTACACGGGGGTGAGGTACCCCTATGAGAAGTACGCCCAAGTGGTTCTCTTCTCGATGAGGGGAGGGATGGAGTACATCACGTCCACGCACTTGACGTGGTACACCCTCCACGACGAGGTAGCTGAGATGGACTACTCCAGCGACGGGCTCCTGTCCCACGAGCTTGCCCACCAATGGTTCGGTGACTTAGTGACTACGAAGGACTGGGCAAACATCTGGTTGAACGAGGGCTTCGCCACATACTTCCAGGCCCTTTACTTACTGCACTCAAGGGGTGAGGAGGAGTTCGTGTACGAGATGTACAGAAAGCTCAAGGACTACCTCGAGGAGTACAAGAAATACTCGAGGCCCATAGTGATTAGGTACTACAAGTGGGCTGAGGAGCTCTTTGACAAGCACACGTACCCAAAGGGAGCCCTTATCCTCCATTCACTGAGGAGCTACTTGGGGGACGAAATGTTCAGAAAGGGGGTCAAGAACTACTTGGAGAAGCACAAGTTCTCCTCTGTAGACACGGAGGACTTCCGGAAGGCGATGGAGGAGGTGGCGGGACAGGACTTGACGTGGTTTTTCGACCAGTACGTATACTCCGCGGGCCACCCCGTGGTGAACTTGTACTACGACGGAAAAGAGGTGAGGCTTGAGCAGGCAGGGGACTTCAAGTACGACTTGAAGCTGGAGGTGAAAGTAGTCAAGAAGGACGGCACTGAGAAAGTCATCGAAGTGGAGGAAGGAGCAGAGGAGGAGGGAGAATACGTGTGCCTAGACCCCAAGTTCAAGTGGTTCAAGGTTGTCAACGACGTACAAGGCGAGGAGATGCTAGTCAAGGAGGCCAGGGACAAGGAATTGATGTGTAGGGTACAGGCAGTGAACGGGCTAACCCGGTTCTCTAACCCTAGGTCAGTCTCAGCAATAGCGGGACTCCTCAACGACCCCTTCTGGGGGGTAAAGTACGAGTCGGCTATGGCCTTGGGTAAGGTGGGAGGAGAGGACGCTTTGAAGTACTTGACTTCGACGTGGGTGGAGCCGTCGAAGGCTAGGAGAGGGGTGGCGAAGGCCTTGGGAGAGTTCAAGTACAACGAGAGGGCCGGGGAGTACCTAGTGAAGCTGTTGAGGAAGGAGAGGAGCTACTACGTCAAGGCTGACGCCCTGGTCTCCCTGGGTAAGGCAGGGGTCGCCAAGTTCAAGGAGGAGGTAAAGGCCCACTTTGGAGAGCCCTCACATAACGACGTGGTTTCCTCGGCCGTGATAGAGGCGCTGTCCTACTTCGGCGATGACGAATCCTTCAACTTCGTCTTGGAGAAGGGGGTGAAGAGCGAGGTAGAGAACGTGAGGGCCGCCTCAGCTAGGGTGTTGTGGAGGTTCAAGGATCCGAGGGTAAGGGAGGTCTTGACGGCTATGCTGAAGGACCCTAGCACTGCGGTGAGGACGTCTGTAGTGACCTCGCTAGGGGAACTCAAGGACAAGGGACTACTCTCTCAAGTGGTTAACAACGAGGATGAAGACCAGAGGGTTAGGGCTGCCGCATTGAGGTTGTTAAGGTCCATTGAGGGAAGTCAGTAGTCCTCCACTCCCAGTTGCTTTTTATTC
This window harbors:
- a CDS encoding dioxygenase — its product is MKLGYFVSHGSPTILVEDVKWKRTLASLGKEIKEKVNPEVVVVASPHFFTFSDVHYVEVSEKLECIQDYYGFPDELYKFCYSAENDVGFARKIAELSHGKFVEDRSWGLDHGAWIPLYYMFPEGGVKVVTVSINEGSPEEHYRLGEVIAKAVDVLGRRAVFLATGSPTHRFDLFYFKVEPRPSKFDLLLVDLLKQGKFEEIMRAKELYPREWKGAMPEGELNTMYMLMGFVKPKRAEVIDFDVPWTGVSMLATAFYG
- a CDS encoding HEAT repeat domain-containing protein codes for the protein MSYLPPREQARLGKNFLLKDYSIVYPERLKFKVKHYLFELFVDVDNELVEGKATIDVDAWGEVKLDAVHFEVKSVKVNGNVVEYKYDGKALWIELEGSHKLEVDYVARKPRTFKFVRRGEAVEVCNVGEVMSAPHWIPVVDYPGVKATSEKVIKVRKPLVAISNGVLKRRWEEGEYNFFHWVMERPHSAYLNSVAVGNFVVHEEGGDPVLQYYLPRGYEGFLWNLSKTRDMVEFFSSYTGVRYPYEKYAQVVLFSMRGGMEYITSTHLTWYTLHDEVAEMDYSSDGLLSHELAHQWFGDLVTTKDWANIWLNEGFATYFQALYLLHSRGEEEFVYEMYRKLKDYLEEYKKYSRPIVIRYYKWAEELFDKHTYPKGALILHSLRSYLGDEMFRKGVKNYLEKHKFSSVDTEDFRKAMEEVAGQDLTWFFDQYVYSAGHPVVNLYYDGKEVRLEQAGDFKYDLKLEVKVVKKDGTEKVIEVEEGAEEEGEYVCLDPKFKWFKVVNDVQGEEMLVKEARDKELMCRVQAVNGLTRFSNPRSVSAIAGLLNDPFWGVKYESAMALGKVGGEDALKYLTSTWVEPSKARRGVAKALGEFKYNERAGEYLVKLLRKERSYYVKADALVSLGKAGVAKFKEEVKAHFGEPSHNDVVSSAVIEALSYFGDDESFNFVLEKGVKSEVENVRAASARVLWRFKDPRVREVLTAMLKDPSTAVRTSVVTSLGELKDKGLLSQVVNNEDEDQRVRAAALRLLRSIEGSQ